The genomic stretch GGCGTCACCGATGTTTTTTCCCAGGTTGAAGTGCGCCTCGAACACGCCGTCGGTCACCGCACGGATACGTTCCTGGCGGGCACCGCGTGCCTGCAGCCCGTAGGTCAGGCGGTGGGCAAGCATGGTGTTCGGGCGGATCGCGATGCGGTCGAAGGCGAATTGAACGCCGTCAGGCGCGCCGGCTTCGGCGACACGTGCATGCAGGGCATCGACTTCGGCAGCGCTGCCGAACTTGGCTTCGAGGAAGGCACGGTAAGGCTCGCCCGAGGGGGGCGTGTTCGGGTTCAGAAAGTAGGGCAGCCAGTTGATACGAAAATCAAGGGTCTGGTGCTCGGAGCGCAGGCTTTCAATGGCCTTGTAGAGGCGCACCTTGCCGATATAGCACCAGGGGCAGACGAAATCGGAAACCAGGTCGATGTTTAGCAGCATTTTCAAGGCCCGTGCGGGCTCGGGGTGGGTCAGACTCAACACGCTAGCACACGTCTGACGCACTGCGGTGGCGGTTTCGGTGGTGCGCTGACATGGCGCAACGTTTTTTCACAGTGCCGGGTGCTGACTCGGGGGAGGGTGATCGGTTATCATCGCGCTTTCCCGCAGCACAGTTCCCATGACTAAATACGTCTTCGTTACAGGCGGTGTCGTGTCCTCTTTGGGCAAAGGCATCGCAGCGGCTTCACTTGGTGCCATTCTCGAGTCCCGCGGCATCAAGGTTACCCACCTCAAGCTCGACCCCTACATCAACGTCGATCCGGGCACGATGAGCCCGTTTCAGCACGGTGAAGTCTTCGTGACCGAAGACGGTGCGGAGACCGACCTCGATCTCGGCCACTACGAGCGCTTTACCAGCGCCAAGATGGGGCGTCGCAACAACTTCACCACCGGGCAGATCTACGAGTCCGTGATCAAGAAGGAGCGTCGCGGTGAGTATCTGGGCAAGACCGTCCAGGTCATCCCGCACATTACCGACGAGATCAAGACCTATCTGAAGCGTGGCGCCGAGGGCGCAGACGTGGCGATCGTCGAAGTGGGCGGCACCGTGGGCGACATCGAGTCGCTGCCTTTCCTCGAGAGCATCCGCCAGATGGGCATCGAGGAAGGGCGCAATGCGGCCTGCTTCATCCACCTCACGCTGCTGCCCTACATCCCGACGGCGGGCGAGCTCAAGACCAAGCCGACGCAGCACTCGGTCAAGGAGCTGCGCGAGATCGGCATCCAGCCCGACATCCTGCTGTGCCGTGCCGACCGTCCGGTGCCGGCCGACGAACGCCGCAAGATCGCGCTGTTCTGTAACGTGATGCCGGAAGCCGTCATCGAGTGTCTCGACGCGGATTCGATCTACAAGATCCCGGGCATGCTGCACGAGCAGATGCTCGACGAGATCGTCTGCCACAAGCTCGGCATCCTGGCCCGTGCGGCCGATCTGCGCGTGTGGAACAACCTCATCCGCGCGCTCGAGAATCCGAAGCAGAGCGTCGACGTGGCCTTCGTTGGCAAGTACGTCGATCTCACGGAGTCGTACAAGTCGCTGATCGAGGCGCTGAACCACGCCGGCATGCACACCGAGTCCAAGGTGAACATCCACTACCTCGACTCCGAGGATATCGAGCGCGACGGTTGCGCTGTGCTCGAGAAGATGGACGCCATCCTGGTGCCCGGCGGCTTCGGCAAGCGCGGTACCGAGGGCAAGATTGCAGCCATTCGCTATGCTCGCGAGAACAAGGTGCCGTATCTGGGCATCTGTCTCGGCATGCAGCTGGCCGTGGTCGAGTTCGCACGTGACGTGGCCGGCATGGAAGGCGCACACTCAACCGAGTTCGAGCGCGATACCGCGTTCCCGGTGATCGGCCTGATCACCGAATGGAAGGATCGCACCGGCAAGCTCGAAAAGCGCAGTGCGGATTCAGACCTCGGCGGCACGATGCGCCTTGGCGGGCAGGTCTGCCAGCTCGGCGACGGTACCCTGGCACGCCAGATCTATGGCGCTGGCGAGATCATGGAGCGCCATCGTCACCGTTACGAAGTCAATAACACGCTGCTCGCCGGTCTCGAAGAGAAGGGCCTGATCGTTTCCGGTCGTGCGCCGGTCACCGATCTGTGCGAAATGGTCGAGCTGCCGGCGGACGTGCATCCGTGGTTCGTGGGCTGTCAGTTCCACCCCGAGTTCACCTCCAACCCGCGCAAGGGACACCCGCTGTTTACCGCCTACGTCAAGGCGGCGATCGAGCGCAAGCGTTCCAAGAACTGAAGGAGTACGGCATGCAGCTTTGCGGATTTGACGTCGGTATCGACAAGCCTTTCTTCCTGATCGCCGGGCCGTGCGTGATCGAATCGCGGGACATGGCGTTCGAGACCGCCGGGGCGCTGAAGGAGATCTGCGCTGAACTCGGCATCCCCTTCATCTACAAGTCTTCCTACGACAAGGCCAACCGCAGCTCGGGCACGTCTTATCGTGGCATGGGCATGGACAAGGGGCTGGAGATCCTGGCCGACGTCAAGAAGCAGCTCGGCGTGCCGGTGCTCACCGATGTGCATGCGATCGAAGAGGTCGCCGCCGTGGCGGCCGCTGTCGATGTGCTGCAGACGCCTGCCTTCCTGTGCCGCCAGACCGACTTCATCCATGCGGTTGCCGCCTCGGGTAAGCCGGTCAACATCAAGAAGGGGCAGTTTCTGGCGCCGGGCGACATGAAGAACGTCGTCGACAAGGCGCGCGAAGCCAATGGCGGCGCGGACACCATCATGGTGTGCGAGCGCGGTGTGTCTTTCGGCTACAACAATCTCGTCTCCGACATGCGTTCGCTGGCGATCATGCGCGAAACCGGTTGCCCGGTCGTCTTCGATGCTACTCACTCGGTGCAGTTGCCGGGCGGGCAGGGCTCGGTGTCGGGCGGTCAGCGCGAGTTCGTGCCGGTGCTGGCGCGGGCGGCGGTTGCGGTTGGCGTGGCCGGCCTGTTCATGGAAAGCCATCCCGATCCGGCAAAAGCCTTGTCCGATGGCCCCAATGCATGGCCGCTGCCCAAGATGAAAGCCCTGCTGGCCACGCTCAAGCAGATCGATGCGCTGGTCAAGGCCGGCCCCTTGCTCGAACAGACACTCTGAAGTCTGCAGACGCGATGCCGCGCTGCCGCAGTCGACATGACTTGTGGATGCAGTGTCTAATTCGCGCCGCATGTGTCTGGTCGGGATACGACAGATTCAAAATCCGTAACTGAAACAGGAACGAAAATGAGTGCAATCGTTGATGTGATCGCCCGCGAAATTCTGGACTCCCGTGGCAATCCCACCGTCGAAGCCGACGTGCTGCTCGAATCCGGCGTCATGGGCCGGGCTGCAGTGCCGTCCGGTGCGTCGACCGGCTCGCGTGAGGCCATCGAACTGCGTGACGGCGACAAGGCGCGCTACCTCGGCAAGGGCGTGCTGCGCGCGGTCGAGAACGTCAATACCGAGATCGCCGAAGCCATCATCGGCCTCGACGCCGAAGAGCAGGCCTTCATCGATCGCACCCTGATCGAGCTCGATGGTACCGAAAACAAGGGCCGCCTGGGCGCAAACGCCATGCTGGCAGTGTCGATGGCGGTGGCCAAGGCTGCGGCTGAAGAGGCCGGTCTGCCGCTGTACCGTTACTTCGGCGGTGCAAGCCCGATGGTGATGCCGGTGCCGATGATGAACGTCATCAACGGCGGCGAGCACGCCAACAACAGCCTGGACATCCAGGAATGCATGATCATGCCGGTGAGCATGACCAGCTTCCGCGAAGCCCTGCGCTGTGGCGCCGAGATCTTCCATCACCTGAAGAAGATCACCGACAAGAAGGGTTACCCGACGACCGTTGGCGACGAAGGTGGTTTTGCACCCAACGTGTCCGGCACCGAAGAAGCGCTCAACCTGATCCAGGAAGCCATCATCGCCGCCGGCTACGAGCCGGGTCGTGACGTGCTGCTCGCGCTCGACTGCGCTGCCTCGGAGTTCTACAAGGACGGTAAGTACGAGCTCAAGGGCGAAGGCCTGTCGCTGACCGCTGAAGGCTTTACCGACTACCTGGCAACGCTGTGCGACAAGTTCCCGATCGTGTCGATCGAGGACGCGATGGCCGAGGGTGACTGGGCTGGCTGGAAGCATCTGACCGAGCGTCTGGGCAAGAAAGTCCAGCTCGTGGGTGACGACCTGTTCGTGACCAACACCCGGATTCTTGCCGAAGGTATCGAGCAGGGCGTGGCCAACTCGATCCTGATCAAGATCAACCAGATCGGTACGCTGACCGAAACCTTTGCTGCCGTCGAGATGGCAAAGCTGGCGGGTTACACCGCAGTGATCTCGCACCGTTCGGGTGAAACCGACGACTCCACCATCGCCGATATCGCTGTCGGCCTGCGTGCGATGCAGATCAAGACCGGTTCGCTGTCGCGTTCGGACCGCATCTCCAAGTACAACCAGCTGCTGCGCATCGAGGAAGATCTCGGCGATACCGCCAGCTACCCGGGTACGCGCGCGTTCTACAATCTGCGCTGATCCGGCTGACGCGGCTGCGGCCGCGTTGATCCCGAGGAAAGGCCGACGGATAATCCGCCGGCCTTTTGTCTATTCTATGAATGTTTTTCTTGGCGCCTGATGTCGACATGCGTTGGCCTGTAATGATTCTTGCCGTATTGGTCGTCGTGCTCCAGTACCCGCTCTGGCTGGGCAAGGGTGGGTGGCTGCGTGTGTGGGACGTTGACCGGCAGCTGCAGGCGCAGCGCGACGAGAACTACCGCCTCGAGCAGCGCAATGCCAGTCTCGAGGAAGAGGTGCGCGACCTCAAGTCGGGCAATGACGCCATCGAAGAGCGCGCGCGCTACGAACTTGGCTTGACGCGCGAGGGTGAGATCTTTGTGCAGATCCCCCAGAAAGCAACGAACCGGCCGGAGCCGGTTCAGTAATTTTGCGCGGGCTTGCCGGCGCTACAGCAGTTCGGTGATCGATGCCCGCTGCTCAAGCTCCTGTTCGAACGCAATCATTTCGGTTCCGAGTGCGTCACGCGCCGAAACCATGCCAATGGGGCGGTCGCCCTTTACCACCGGGACGTGCCGGAAGCCCCCTTCAAACATCAGGTGCATGGCGTGCCCGAGTGGCTGTTCGGCATCGATGGTCTGCAGCGTGGTGGTCATCACATCGGCCAGCGTCGTTCGGGTCGGGTCCAGTCCGGTCGCCAGCACTCTGTTCAGTGCGTCGCGCTCGGTGAACAGCCCGGTCAGGCGTTCGCCCTCCACGACCATGATGGCGCCAACCCGTGCCTGCGCCATCTTCTTGCTGGCTTCGAACACGCTCAGCGTCCTGGCTGCGGTCACGACGGTCTGGCCCCGAATTACGTCTCCCACCTTTCTCATCGGCATTTTGGTGTCTCCTCCGTTATGGTTCCTGCAGCTTATTCACCTTAGGTTTCAGTGCAGCGACATTCAAGACGGGAAACCCCTGCTGCCGGTCAGCTGCTTTCGAGCAGGCTGCGCGCGCCGTCGATGCGCGGGGCAAAGTAGCGGTTGTCGAGCCGCTCGACCCGCACCACGCCACGACTCGACGGTGCATGGACGAACTTGCCGTCGCCGATATAGATGCCCATGTGCGAGTGGCGCTTCTTCTGCGTATTGAAGAACACCAGGTCACCGGGCCGTAATTCGGCCGGGTCGATGGGGCGGGTTCGGTCGGCAATGCTCGCGGCGTTGTGCGGGAGCTTGCGGCCACTGATCTGCTCAACGATGTAGCTCACCATGCCGCTGCAATCGAGGCCTGCGTCGGGATTGCGACCGCCAAAGCGGTAGCCGGTGTCGAGCAGCCCGAGCGCGTAGAGGACCAGCTCCTGAGTCTGCGCCGAGTTGTCGAGTGCGAAGTAATCGCGGTCGGGCGTTTGCGGTGCGGACTGCGGCAGGGATGAGACCGGCCCGGATGTCGGCGTGGTGCTGCAGCCGGCGAGCACCGAAAGCACAAGTGCCAGCGTGAACGAAAGCGTCCGCCCGACAGAGGGTGGGGCGGACGTGCAGGCTTCAAGTGCTGGCTGAGAGCCGCGTGCTGCGCTGATGTGAGCGGTATGGGGGCAATTCGGCATGCGTTGAAAGATAGGCGATCAGCGCAGACGCGTCCACCCCCTTGGGGGCTTCAGTCTAGTCCAGCAGTTCGATACTGCCGCTTACCGTGACGGATACCTCGCTTTCGCCGCCCTCGATCGGCGCCGGGGCGGCTTCGGCCATCATCGCAGCCCCGCGCATCTTGGCGAAAACAGGCGGTCGATATCCAGACTCCGACACATTAAGACGATGAATCCGGTAGCGCTTGCCCAGGGTGCTGGCGATCAGCGTGGCGCGCTGTTCAAAACTGCGCAAAGCGTCGACGGTGGCCTCGTCGGCCGCCTTTCGCCGCGTTTCCGGCGCCGGCTGCAGCGTGATCTGCGAGACCGCGAGCTCGCGCTGCAGATTGCCGACCAGTTCGGACAGGGCCGCACTGTTCCGGCTCTCGAGCCGGATCTCCGAGCGCATGCGCCAGGCTTCGATCTTGCCGCCGCCCTTGGCGTATACAGGCCAGGTCGAGGTGCCTGCCGACTGGGTCTTGATGTCAGCGTAGCGACGACTCGTCTCCAGCGCAGCAGCGATACTGCGATTGACCTGGCGTGCAACGACGGCCGCGTCGGGGCCGGACTGCTCGGCATAGAGCTGGGCGATGCCTAGGTCGTTGGTGGCCGCCTGGCTGGCTTCGGCCGATAGATCCACGGTACGCAGCGGCGGCGTGTCGTTGTTGGCAGCCGTGGCGGTCAGCGCGGTCACGGCGAGGAGGGCTGCAATCAGCGGGCGGGCAGTACGCATGAGGGCTCCAAGAGAAGGGGAGGAGCGCAATGTATACCGCATCGTCGCCCCGAAGCGGGTATGCAGGTGTAAATGACAACGGTAAATGCGCGTGGCTTCCTGTTCACCCATCTTGACCCGTGGCGAGGGGGTGGGCATGCTTGCGCGTCCTTCCTCTGTGCCCGCCCCCATGAATCGCGATCGTCTCGTCGGTGTCCTGCTTGTCGCGCTGTCGGCCACCGCGTTTGGCGCCATGGCGGTCTTCGCCCGCTATGCCTACGCAGACGGTGCCGGGCCGGTCGCGGTGCTGTTTCTGCGTTTTCTGCTGGCCGGCAGCGTCCTGGCTGTGAGCATGCTCATTACTCGCCGGCGCTGGCCACGGGGGCGCAATCTGCTCGTGCTGGCGGCGATGGGCGGGCTGTTCTATGTGGGGCAGTCGTTGAGCTTCTTTACCGCGCTCAATCACGCTGCAGCCGGTCTCGTGGCGCTGCTGCTCTATCTGTATCCGTTTCTTGTCACGGTGCTCGGGGCCGTGCTGCTGCGGCGGCGCCTGACCGTCGCACGCATGTGTGCAGTGCTGCTTGCACTGGTCGGGACCGCGTTGACGCTGGGCGGCCACTTGTCGGGCGAACCGCTTGGTATCGCGCTGGGCTTGCTGGCGGCGCTGATCTATTCCGTCTACTTCCTGATCGGAAGTCTGGTGCTCGACCGCGAAGATCCGATCGCTTCCGCAACGGTCGTCATGCTTGCCGCCGCAATCGTCTTCGGCGGCATTGCCGCGGCGTTCCCGACACCCTTTCCGGCGACGCTTTCAGGCTGGCTGGCGGTTGGCGCGATCGCCGTGGTATCGACCGTCGTTGCCATGGTCAGCCTCTTTGCCGGCATACGTCGCCTGGGCGCTGCGGACGCAGCGACCCTGTCCACGCTCGAACCGGTGGTTACCGTGCTGCTTGCAGCGGTGTTTCTGGCGGAGCCGTTACAGGCAAATCAGCTGCTTGGCGGCGCCGTCATTCTTTCAGCGGTGATCTGGCTGACGCGCGCCGAAGCATCTCCTGCAGCGGATGCGACGGCGCAAGCGCCTCAAGCTGCGGCAGAGGGCTCTAGCGGGCGCAGCTCGGCCTTGTAGAGTTGCGCGTTTTCTACATAGTGGCGGGCATTCGCGCGCAGGCCGGCGATATCGGCGTCGCTCAGCTCACGGATCACGCGGCCGGGCGAACCCACGACCAGTGATCGGTCCGGAATCACCTTGCCTTCCGGAATCAGCGCGTTGGCGCCGATGATGCAATCCTTGCCGACGACTGCGTTGTTCAGCACCACAGCGTTGATGCCGATCAGGCTGCCGTCGCCGATGCTGCAACCATGCAGCATCACCATGTGTCCAACCGTGACGTTGGCGCCAATTGTCAGCGGCACGCCGTCATCATTGTGAAGCACGGAGCCGTCCTGAATATTGGTGTTGTCGCCGATCACGATCGGGTCGTTGTCACCGCGGATGACCACGTTGTACCAGATGTTCACATTCTGCCCGGTCTCTACCGAACCGATTACCGTGGCGTTGTGTGCGATCCAGGTGCCTTCACCCAGGCGGGGCGTGCGATCGCCCAAGGCGTAAATGCTCATTCAGATTCTCACTATCCTGTTGCTGCGGCGGGCCGCTTAGGGGGCGTTGATCATAGCAACTGGAGGGGAGGCTGTGGGTATCTCAAGCAGGTGAATGCCGTGCCGCAATGGGGCATGAAAATAAATTCGTTCGGGCGCTTGCACTCCAGTAGCAGTAGATGCATAATTCGCGCCCTGCGTTGGACGGACAGCACGAAAGTCTTCCGGTGAAAACGAAAGTTTTCAAAAAAACGCAAAAGAAGTTGACAAATGTTAGAAATGCTCTAAAATGTCGCTTCTCTGCTGCAAGGCAGTGAGTAAAAAGCAGTACAAAGCGCCCGTAGCTCATCTGGATAGAGTACTTGGCTACGAACCAAGGGGTAGGAGGTTCGAATCCTTCCGGGCGCGCCACATATTCAAGCAAAAAGCCAATCCTTCGGGGTTGGCTTTTTGCTTTTCTGCGTCTGGATGGCACCGATTAGCCTTGCTGCTCACCTCGTCGCTCAAAGAGACGGGGTTCCCCGATAGCCTCAGTCACACGCCCACTAGTTCCGCTTCGTACGCTTTGACCGTGTAATCCTGCGCGTCGAGCATCGCGCCTGGGTACCCGGCCTGGGGAACTTGAATTTACTCGCGCCTGTGGTGGAGTCTAGTATTAACAACAGGCTTACTTGCGTGGCAGCTTGAGTCGTGGTGCCTTACAAACAATGAGAACGGCGCCGTACAGGGAGGGCATCCGATGGGTGGCGCCGCGTAACGCCGGTCGTGTCTTCACTCCTTTAATTGCCGCAATGGCTGTTACATGTACTGGCTGCCGTTCGTGATCGCGCCGCCCGAGTGGGTTTTCTCCGTGTGGGCTTGGCTGGGCGCATTCCGTTCGCTAATCACTGGCAGACGTGCGGTGGACAGGAAGGAGTTGATATGAAAACGATCGGCCTTTCAGGTTTTCCGTTCGACAGCCGGTTTCTCAGGGCGACCGCCCGCGCTGCTGGAGCAGTGGTGTCATTGGCAGCAATGAACGCCCATGCAGACTGCAGCACTGTGGCAGGAGAAATGATCTGCGATGGCGATCTCTCTGCTGGAATCACAATCAACTCGCCTCCCAGTCCGTCCGTCTTGCAGGTTCGCAGCCTGACTGCTGACGTTGCGCCAGTTGATGGCGTTGTTGGCATCAGATTCTTTAGTCTGGGGAGTACCGGACGGAAAGGAGATGACTCCGGATTTCTTGAGTTTACCGGCGATAGCGGGCATTCGGGCGGGGCTGGTGCCGGCTTGGAAACCCGCGTACGTAGCGGGATGTGGCAGGTCTCAACCAAAGGGAATGCTGCTCATGGGATTCATATCGAATCCGGCGGCGGAAATGGCGGTCAGGGTGGAGAAGGAACTGGGCTTAAGTATTTTCCAGGCCAGGGTGGAAAAGGGGGAAATGCTGGGTCTGGTGGAGATGTGATGGTCGACTTTGCTGGCGACATTGCCAGTACTGGTGGAAGCGGCAACGGAATCTTTGGACACAGTTGGGGCGGTAACGGGGGTAATGGAGGCGACGGCAGGAACAGTTTGGAAGGCACCGGAAACGGGGGGAACGGTGGGCGTGGGGGGCTTGGTGGCGGTGTCTCGTTGCTCAGCGCTGGAAGCATTGTCACGCTTGGTAATAATGCCTACGGCATGTACGGCCTCAGTGAAGGTGGCGACGGTGGTCATGGTGGAGGCGGGTACGGCAGCCTGAGCGCGGCAGAAGGTGGCGATGGAGGCGCGGCTGGTGACGGTGGCTGGGTGATCCTCACCAACAACGGCGATGTTTCCACGCGCGGGGAGGCGTCTCATGGTGTCTTGGCGCAGAGCCAGGGCGGGCTGGGAGGTGACGGCGGAGGAATTGGCGGGTTGGTGGTTGGAAGCGGTGGTGCTGGTAAGAACGCTGGCCATGGAGGCCTTGTACAGGTCAACAATTTTGGCGTGATTGAAACTCACAGCAATAATTCTTATGGCATTTTTGCGAGAAGTGTCGGCGGCTTTGACGAGAGCACCGGTGGTGGGGGTGGCGGGAGCGCGCTCGGCCTATACGTATTTGGCGGCAGCGCTGGAAGCGGTGGTGCGGGCGGTACGGTTAGTGTTAACAACCGCGGCCGAGTCGCCACCTTCGCAGACGGTTCCACGGCTGTTCTTGCCGAGAGTATCGGCGGTGGCGGGGGGAATGGCGGCGCTGCGGTTTCCGCGGGTGCATACGTCAGCTTTGCCTGGGGGGGGAGTGGTGGTGCAGGTGGGGACGGCGGTGATGTGACCGTCGACAGCCGGGGCGGCACGATTTCCACCGCTGGCGAGAATGCTACTGGAATCCAGGGTAGCAGCATCGGCGGGGGCGGCGGAAACGGTGGCCTTGCAGTCAGTATTGCTGTTGGCGACAAAGGCGCCTTGAGTTTTGCCAGGGGTGGTGATGGTGAGAAGGGCGGCAAGGGCGGAAAGGTTGCCGTTTTGGCCGACGGCGCCGTCAGTACCCAGGGAAGCGGGGCGCCGGGAATTGCTGCCGAAAGCATTGGCGGAGGAGGTGGGTCTGGCGGAAACAGTATTTCCGTCGCGGCTTCGACTGGCTACAGCATTTCAGCGAGCGTTGGCGGAAAAGGTGCAGAGGGTGGTGCAGGGGACACTGTCACTGTCGGCGATAAGCTGGATCCAATACGGGGTGCGATTGCCACCACGGGCGACTGGTCATCCGGTATTCATGCACTGAGTATCGGAGGTGGTGGTGGGTCTGGTGGCCTGGCCGTCGCGGCCTCAGTTTCCATCAGTGGCCCCGTTTCGGTGTCGCTTGGTGTAGGTGGAGATGGCGGTGATGGCGGGTCGGGAGGCACTGTGACCGTCGTTAGCCAGGCTGATATCACTACAAACGGCATGAGTTCCCACGGGATCAGGGCGCAGAGTACCAGCGACGGTGGAGGCGACGGCGGCTTTGCCTTCTCCGGCGCAGGGGCATTCGGTGGAGTGCCCAAGAGTTTCTCGCTGTCGGTCGGCGGTGACGGTGGCAAGGGCGGTGCAGCAGGTGCGGTGGAGGTTGCCAGCCAGGGAGTGCTTGCAACCTGGGGTAGCGGTTCGCACGGGATCTATGCAAACAGCGTGGGCGGTGGGGGCGGCGCTGGCGGGACAAGCATCAGTACGGCAGTGGGGCTCGGCGCCGGGAGTTCGGACAAGAGTTGGAGCATCACCAGCGCTTTCAGTGTTGGCGGCAATGGCGGCGAGGGAGGCGCGGGTGGAAATGTAAGCGTAGGGACCGTCACCTTACCGCTTTCAGGACAGATCGAGACTCATGGAAATGGTTCGCACGGCGTCGTTGCACAGAGCATCGGTGGTGGCGGTGGTCAGGGTGGATCCAGTCTCGTACTGAAATTTGACAATGATCTGGCACTCGGCGATGAAAACTCCTCTCTGACGCTCACGGGTGCATTTGGAGGAATAGGTGGAAAAGGCAACATCGGTGGAGCCGTCGATGTCATCAACGACAGTGCAATCCGGACGTTCGGCGACATCTCACACGGTATCTTCGCTCAGAGCATAGGCGGCGGTGGCGGTAGTGGTGGCAGTGCCGAGGCGATCAGCCTGTCTGGCTCAGGTCTGTTGCCGCTTAAGGATACCGAGGTCACAAGCTGGGGTATCGAATTGAGCGCTGGTGGTAATGGAGGTGACGGCAACAAGGGCGGCAAAGTAAGCGTTGTCAATCGCGGCTCGATCAGCACCGAGGGTGAGCTTTCACGCGGCATACTGGCACAGAGTGTCGGAGGTGGCGGTGGCAGCCTTGTCGATGGCATTTTGGGCAAGGTCGGCGACTGGGTGGATGCTGCGGGGGACGTTCTTAGTGCGCTGGAGATTGCCAAGACGCTTCACGAGGCATACAAGGAAGGCGAATTGAGCGGTCTGGTGCCACATAGCCTGTCGGTCACCGTTGGTGCCAGCGGTGGAGTCAGTGCAGACGGTGAAAAGGTAAGTGTCGATAACCAGGGTGATATCAGCACAAAAGGCCTTGAAGGACATGCGATCTTTGTGCAAAGCATAGGTGGCGGCGGCGGAGAGGCACAAGCCTATGCCAAAGGTAAGGGACAGGGCGAGGATGCGGACGTTGGAATCGGGCTCCTCGGCGAAATCGCCATCGGCGGTGCCGGCGGTGCTGCGGGCAACGGCGGCGAGGTGGATATTGTTCATGGTGGCAGGATCGTTACCTCGGGCGCAGGCGCCTATGGTATCTATGCACAGAGCATCGGCGGCGGTGGCGGCCAGGCTGGTAGCATTGGCGGCGGCTTTTCGGATCTCGACAGCATTGGTTTTGGTGCTGCATTCGGTCGCGATGGCGGCAGCGGAGGTGACGGCGGTTTGGTGACGGTGCTCAGCTCTGGCGATTTCACGACCTACGGCACCAGCGCCATAGGTATCTTTGCTCAGAGTGTTGGCGGCGGAGGCGGCGTCCGTGGCGGGGTAGACGGAATGTTTGCGGGTAGCGTCGGCGGGTATGGGGCTGCCGGGGTGGTAGAGGTATCGCATTCGGGTAACGTTATTACTCATGGCGAGAATGCGCATGGAATTTTCGCGCAGAGTGCTGCTGGCCTGGCGGGTGATTTGACGAAGCTTGTTGAAGTGATTCCCGGATTACCACCCGTTACGTTCGTTATTGGGACCTACGCTGGCAAGAGCGCCGACACTACCGTCACTCTCAGCGGCAACATCGATACGCAGGGCGTCGATTCAGTCGGTATTCTCGCCCAGTCCCGTGGTGAAGCCGGCGCAGGAAATGTCGCCATCAAGATCGACAGTGGTGGCGTGCGCGGTGGCTCGGGTGAAGGCGCTGGTGTGAAGTTCCTTGACGGCAAGGACAACACCTTGCTGAACCGCGGAATGATTTCGGCTCTGAGTGGCAATGCCATCGTTGGCGGCGATCAGAACGAGGCCGTTGACAACTACGGTACCGTCAGCGGTAGCGTCATGCTTGGCGGTGGTGTCAATCGAT from Parazoarcus communis encodes the following:
- a CDS encoding SIMPL domain-containing protein (The SIMPL domain is named for its presence in mouse protein SIMPL (signalling molecule that associates with mouse pelle-like kinase). Bacterial member BP26, from Brucella, was shown to assemble into a channel-like structure, while YggE from E. coli has been associated with resistance to oxidative stress.), which produces MRTARPLIAALLAVTALTATAANNDTPPLRTVDLSAEASQAATNDLGIAQLYAEQSGPDAAVVARQVNRSIAAALETSRRYADIKTQSAGTSTWPVYAKGGGKIEAWRMRSEIRLESRNSAALSELVGNLQRELAVSQITLQPAPETRRKAADEATVDALRSFEQRATLIASTLGKRYRIHRLNVSESGYRPPVFAKMRGAAMMAEAAPAPIEGGESEVSVTVSGSIELLD
- a CDS encoding DMT family transporter, which encodes MNRDRLVGVLLVALSATAFGAMAVFARYAYADGAGPVAVLFLRFLLAGSVLAVSMLITRRRWPRGRNLLVLAAMGGLFYVGQSLSFFTALNHAAAGLVALLLYLYPFLVTVLGAVLLRRRLTVARMCAVLLALVGTALTLGGHLSGEPLGIALGLLAALIYSVYFLIGSLVLDREDPIASATVVMLAAAIVFGGIAAAFPTPFPATLSGWLAVGAIAVVSTVVAMVSLFAGIRRLGAADAATLSTLEPVVTVLLAAVFLAEPLQANQLLGGAVILSAVIWLTRAEASPAADATAQAPQAAAEGSSGRSSAL
- a CDS encoding gamma carbonic anhydrase family protein, giving the protein MSIYALGDRTPRLGEGTWIAHNATVIGSVETGQNVNIWYNVVIRGDNDPIVIGDNTNIQDGSVLHNDDGVPLTIGANVTVGHMVMLHGCSIGDGSLIGINAVVLNNAVVGKDCIIGANALIPEGKVIPDRSLVVGSPGRVIRELSDADIAGLRANARHYVENAQLYKAELRPLEPSAAA
- a CDS encoding autotransporter outer membrane beta-barrel domain-containing protein; translation: MSFARGGDGEKGGKGGKVAVLADGAVSTQGSGAPGIAAESIGGGGGSGGNSISVAASTGYSISASVGGKGAEGGAGDTVTVGDKLDPIRGAIATTGDWSSGIHALSIGGGGGSGGLAVAASVSISGPVSVSLGVGGDGGDGGSGGTVTVVSQADITTNGMSSHGIRAQSTSDGGGDGGFAFSGAGAFGGVPKSFSLSVGGDGGKGGAAGAVEVASQGVLATWGSGSHGIYANSVGGGGGAGGTSISTAVGLGAGSSDKSWSITSAFSVGGNGGEGGAGGNVSVGTVTLPLSGQIETHGNGSHGVVAQSIGGGGGQGGSSLVLKFDNDLALGDENSSLTLTGAFGGIGGKGNIGGAVDVINDSAIRTFGDISHGIFAQSIGGGGGSGGSAEAISLSGSGLLPLKDTEVTSWGIELSAGGNGGDGNKGGKVSVVNRGSISTEGELSRGILAQSVGGGGGSLVDGILGKVGDWVDAAGDVLSALEIAKTLHEAYKEGELSGLVPHSLSVTVGASGGVSADGEKVSVDNQGDISTKGLEGHAIFVQSIGGGGGEAQAYAKGKGQGEDADVGIGLLGEIAIGGAGGAAGNGGEVDIVHGGRIVTSGAGAYGIYAQSIGGGGGQAGSIGGGFSDLDSIGFGAAFGRDGGSGGDGGLVTVLSSGDFTTYGTSAIGIFAQSVGGGGGVRGGVDGMFAGSVGGYGAAGVVEVSHSGNVITHGENAHGIFAQSAAGLAGDLTKLVEVIPGLPPVTFVIGTYAGKSADTTVTLSGNIDTQGVDSVGILAQSRGEAGAGNVAIKIDSGGVRGGSGEGAGVKFLDGKDNTLLNRGMISALSGNAIVGGDQNEAVDNYGTVSGSVMLGGGVNRFTNHHGAVFESGEVVDLGAGTGLNSSGTLSPGGIGKAQATALTSSFRQAADGTMVIDIDLSGGAGDRLDISGTALLAGELKVRPMQSGRALPGSRESAFISAAGGLADAGLLFDAPASAIVSYGSPRVTANGITLPYEVDFTPGPVGAFSSNALHVAEHVSAIQRAGGSESFAPIAAALVDLPDALSLNAAYQQLIPESLATLTTETAAASVAFNDAMHSCRQQDGDHRFVREGECRWLRVDGATRSRDDTRRSPGYRLDIFSIAGGVQQELAADTHVGYGLSFQQSDLDASLTNIGGKQVEGGLILKRRYDATMVSGSVSAGYGWYDTRRDVSLPTPGVSASSKQDIYFASIHGRISHDFEQEPNRYVRPLVDLGVTQVHRKGFKEKGAGGANLTVDGDDETLVTLQPAIEFGSEVRRDTGTLIRPYARIGVTRYLTDNKRRVTARLQGAPASVAPFTIETEGDRTFVDLSMGMDVIKREGASLRLGYTGQFSDNSSSHAVLLKLHVPF